The sequence ATCGCCGTGGTGCTCGCTGGCGTGCTCGTCCTCGCTTCGGCGAGTGCGGTCGTCGGGCTCCGTCGCGTGGTGATCTCGCCCCTCGGGGTCCGCACCCGTGCCACGACAACCAACGTGCACTGGATCCGCGCGTTGATCGCCGCGGGCACAATCGCGATCGCAGTCGTGCTCATCAAAGTCTTCCCGTCCATCGGCGGGCTGGTCACCACCATCGTCGTGCTGGCCGGACTGTTCGGTGCCGCGCTCGCGGTGCTCAACGTCGTGGGCCCGTGGGTCCTCAAGGTGTCGGCATCGCGACAGCTTCGCCGGGCCGAACAGCCGGAGCGGCTGCTCGCCGCGCGCGTGGTCCTGGATTCTCCCAAAGCCGCGTGGCGGCAGGTCGGTGGCATCGCGATGGCGAGCTTCATGGCCGTCTTCGCCGGAACGGGCGTGGCGCTGATGAACGTGATGACCGGATCGGAGGCGGCCGAGGCCGACATCGCCCTGGCCACCGATATCCGCACCGGTCTCGTCATCACCCTGATCGGGTCGTTCCTCATGGTGGCGGCGTCCGTCGGCGTGAACCAGGCGTCCGACGTGCTCGACCAGCGCGAGCTGCACCGCAGCCTCCATCACCTGGGCATGCCGCTGGAGACCGTGGACCGTGCCCGGAGACGTGCGATCATGTCCCCGCTGCTGATCACGGCGATCGGCTCGGCTCTGGTCGCGGCCGTCCTCGTGATCCCGCTGCTCGGCATCGCACTCATCACGGCGCCGCTCTCGCTCCTCACGATCGCGGCGGTGGTCGGTGTGGGGATCGGGATCGTCTGGGCGACCACGTGGGCCACGCGTCCGCTGCTGCGGGGAGCGTTCCAGACCGCATGACCGGCCGCGACGCCGCCAACCTGCTCGTTCCGGTGCAGGTCAGCGGCGTCGCTGGCAGGACGGGCAGAAGTGCGAGCCCCTGTTCATGAAGCTCTCCCGTACGATCGCCGTTCCGCAGCGCGGACACGGCTTGCCCTGCCGGCCGTATGCGTTGAGAGAGTGGGCGAAGTAGCCCGCCTGACCGTTGACGTTGACGTACTGCGCGTCGAAGCTCGTTCCGCCCTCCGCCAGGGCCTTCGCGAGCACGAGCCGCACTTCCACCAGCAGTCGGCGCACAGCCTGCGTGGACAGGTGGTCGGCAGGTGTCTCCGGATGGATGCGCGCAGCCCAGAGAGACTCATCAGCGTAGATGTTGCCGATCCCGCTCACGACGCCCTGGTCGAGGAGAACACGCTTGATCGCGCTTCCCCGCCGTGCGAGCGCGACACGGAAGGCGCGATCATCGAAGGAGGGATCGAGAGGATCGCGCGCGATGTGCGAGACCTGCGTGGGGATCCGCGATCCGTCGTCATCGAGCAGCGCATCGACGGCGAGCGAGCCGAACGTCCGCTGATCCGCGAACACGATCGCGAGCTCGCCGTGCAGGGGATGCTCGATGCCGATGCGGATCCGTTCATGACGTTCCGCGTCGGCATTCGGCGTCCGCAGCAGCATCTGACCACTCATACCGAGGTGCGCGATCAGGGCGGAATCCTCGTCGTCGAGAGGGAGCCAGAGGAACTTGCCCCGGCGGGATGCGGCAGTGAAGGTTCGGCCTTCGAGCCTGCCGACGAAATCCGCGGCCCCGGCGACATGCCGCGTGAGCGCACGCTCGTCGAACACGCTCACCGAT is a genomic window of Microbacterium maritypicum containing:
- a CDS encoding FtsX-like permease family protein gives rise to the protein MNRHVLALLLRPAPEQNSVLALPVVAFGVVTTLVLTVIGGAQSFWGWTDPEAPIYQALAAIALVLLVVPLMSLGGAAARLSARRRDERLSTLRLLGVSPAGVTVATVAESVLVAAAGALAGVVGHVALSPLIGLIPFRGEALGFGAVVLPPAQIAVVLAGVLVLASASAVVGLRRVVISPLGVRTRATTTNVHWIRALIAAGTIAIAVVLIKVFPSIGGLVTTIVVLAGLFGAALAVLNVVGPWVLKVSASRQLRRAEQPERLLAARVVLDSPKAAWRQVGGIAMASFMAVFAGTGVALMNVMTGSEAAEADIALATDIRTGLVITLIGSFLMVAASVGVNQASDVLDQRELHRSLHHLGMPLETVDRARRRAIMSPLLITAIGSALVAAVLVIPLLGIALITAPLSLLTIAAVVGVGIGIVWATTWATRPLLRGAFQTA
- the mutM gene encoding bifunctional DNA-formamidopyrimidine glycosylase/DNA-(apurinic or apyrimidinic site) lyase, yielding MPELPEVEVVRAGLEPAAVGSVITSVSVFDERALTRHVAGAADFVGRLEGRTFTAASRRGKFLWLPLDDEDSALIAHLGMSGQMLLRTPNADAERHERIRIGIEHPLHGELAIVFADQRTFGSLAVDALLDDDGSRIPTQVSHIARDPLDPSFDDRAFRVALARRGSAIKRVLLDQGVVSGIGNIYADESLWAARIHPETPADHLSTQAVRRLLVEVRLVLAKALAEGGTSFDAQYVNVNGQAGYFAHSLNAYGRQGKPCPRCGTAIVRESFMNRGSHFCPSCQRRR